From a region of the Tiliqua scincoides isolate rTilSci1 chromosome 4, rTilSci1.hap2, whole genome shotgun sequence genome:
- the HECTD3 gene encoding E3 ubiquitin-protein ligase HECTD3, whose translation MVPLGASECPHQLLGRLRFLSEAIGCLSRAEPPPAALCYVPREVQYKICKDLSALGPASASARSLLCVWESPGKAGSGGRKCLGRGTIELRKGSCLRASGEEYCNGHGLWVKLSREQLEEYKTGCDLEEGWILMCKHADGGDRLVPVESMERIQRQQQLFGVDYKPVIRWEQVVDLTYSLRLGAKPKIMEPDMAAVERLRFVPPTWTYECDEDLVHFLYDHIGKEDENLGSIKQYVDSIDVSSFTEEFNVSCLTDNHADTYWESDGSQGQHWVRLNMKKGTIIKKLFLTVDTTDENFMPKRVAVYGGEGDNLKKLSDVGIDESYIGDVCVLEDMTAHLPIIEIRVVECRDDGIDVRLRGIKIKSSRQRELGLNADMFQPANLVRYPRLEGTDPDVLYRRAVVIQRFIKILDSVLHHLVPAWDYTLCTFGQLKRIKQFLLLSKRRTALITQCLKDSETSKPNFMPRLYINRRLAMEHRDNPALDPTCKNTVFTQVYEGLKPSDKYEKPLDYRWPLRYDQWWECKFIAEGIIDQGGGFRDSIADMSEELCPSSAESPVPLPFFVRTSNQGSSTGEARDMYVPNPSCKEFTKYEWIGQIMGAALRGKEFLVLALPGFVWKQLTGEEVSWSKDFPAVDSMLVKLLEMMEGMDKETFEFKFGNELTYTTVLSDQRMVDLIPGGTRTAVRYEDRLDFIRLVQKARLEESKEQIAAMQAGLLKVVPQAVLDLLTWQELEKKVCGDPEVTVEALKKLTRFEDFEPSDTRIQCFWEALNNFTNEDRSRFLRFVTGRSRLPARIYIYPDKLGSETTDALPESSTCSSTLFLPNYASAKICEEKLRYAAYNCVAIDTDMSPWEE comes from the exons ATGGTGCCCCTGGGCGCCAGCGAGtgcccccaccagctgctgggcCGGCTGCGCTTCCTGAGCGAGGCGATCGGCTGCCTGAGCCGCGCGGAGCCGCCGCCCGCCGCCTTGTGCTACGTGCCCCGCGAGGTGCAGTACAAGATCTGCAAGGACCTCAGCGCGCTCGGGCCCGCCTCGGCCTCGGCCCGGAGCCTGCTGTGCGTGTGGGAGAGCCCGGGCAAGGCCGGCTCCGGCGGCAGGAAGTGCCTGGGCAGGGGCACCATCGAGCTGCGCAAGGGCTCCTGCCTGCGAGCCAGCGGCGAGGAGTACTGCAACGGGCACGGGCTCTGGGTGAAGCTCAGCAGG GAGCAGCTGGAGGAATACAAGACTGGCTGTGATCTAGAGGAAGGCTGGATTCTCATGTGTAAGCATGCTGATGGTGGAGACAGGCTGGTACCAGTGGAATCTATGGAGAGAAtccagaggcagcagcaactcTTTGGGGTGGACTATAAACCTGTAATCAG ATGGGAGCAGGTGGTGGATTTAACATATTCCTTACGTCTTGGAGCaaaaccaaaaatcatggaaccAGACATGGCTGCAGTGGAGAGACTCCG ATTCGTTCCACCCACGTGGACCTATGAGTGTGATGAGGACCTGGTTCATTTCCTCTATGACCACATTGGCAAGGAAGATGAGAATCTGGGTAGCATCAAACAATATGTGGACAGCATTGATGTCTCCTCCTTCACG GAGGAATTCAATGTTTCATGCCTGACAGACAACCATGCAGACACCTACTGGGAGAGTGATGGGTCCCAGGGCCAACACTGGGTCCGTCTTAACATGAAGAAAGGCACTATCATCAA AAAACTGTTCCTGACTGTGGACACAACAGATGAGAACTTCATGCCCAAGCGGGTAGCTGTGTATGGTGGCGAGGGGGATAATCTGAAGAAGCTGAGTGATGTGGGCATTGATGA GAGCTACATTGGGGATGTCTGCGTGCTGGAAGACATGACCGCGCACTTGCCTATCATTGAAATCCGTGTTGTGGAATGCAGAG ACGATGGGATTGATGTCCGACTCCGGGGCATAAAGATCAAATCTTCTCGGCAACGGGAACTGGGGCTCAATGCAGACATGTTTCAACCAGCTAACCTGGTGAGGTATCCCCGCCTAGAAGGAACAGACCCTGATGTGCTCTACCGGCGGGCTGTGGTCATCCAGAG GTTTATCAAGATCTTGGACAGTGTGCTTCATCATCTTGTTCCAGCCTGGGACTACACACTATGCACCTTTGGCCAGCTCAAG CGCATTAAACAGTTTCTGCTGCTGTCCAAGCGGCGAACGGCGCTAATCACCCAGTGCCTCAAGGACTCCGAGACCAGCAAGCCCAACTTCATGCCACGACTCTATATCAACCGGCGCCTGGCCATGGAGCACCGTGACAATCCGGCACTGGACCCCACCTGTAAGAACACTGTCTTCACTCAG GTATATGAGGGCCTGAAACCTTCTGACAAATATGAGAAGCCACTGGATTATAG GTGGCCGCTGCGTTACGACCAGTGGTGGGAGTGTAAATTCATTGCTGAAGGCATCATTGACCAGG GTGGTGGCTTCCGGGACAGCATTGCTGATATGTCTGAGGAGCTGTGTCCTAGTTCGGCTGAGAGCCCTGTGCCATTGCCTTTTTTTGTCCGCACATCCAATCAG GGGAGCAGTACTGGAGAGGCCCGAGACATGTATGTCCCCAACCCATCCTGCAAAGAGTTCACCAAGTATGAATGGATTGGTCAAATCATGGGTGCAGCTCtgcgtggcaaggagttcctg gTCCTCGCCTTGCCTGGCTTTGTCTGGAAGCAGCTGACAGGAGAGGAAGTGAGCTGGAGTAAAGACTTCCCTGCTGTTGACTCTATGCTG GTGAAGCTTTTGGAGATGATGGAAGGAATGGACAAAGAAACCTTTGAGTTCAAATTTGGGAATGAACTTACCTACACAACAGTGCTAAGTGACCAGCGCATGGTGGATCTTATTCCTGGTGGCACACGCACTGCAGTGCGCTATGAGGACCGCCTGGACTTCATCCGCCTGGTACAGAAGGCACGGTTAGAGGAGAGCAAGGAACAG ATTGCAGCTATGCAGGCTGGACTTCTCAAGGTAGTTCCTCAGGCTGTATTGGACCTGCTCACCTGGCAGGAACTGGAGAAAAAGGTCTGTGGTGACCCTGAAGTTACAGTTGAGGCCCTGAAGAAGCTCA CTCGCTTTGAGGATTTTGAACCATCAGACACCAGAATTCAGTGTTTTTGGGAGGCCCTGAACAACTTTACTAACG AGGATCGCAGTCGCTTCCTGAGATTCGTTACTGGGAGAAGCCGACTCCCCGCTCGAATTTATATTTATCCTGACAAACTAGG CTCTGAGACCACAGATGCACTCCCTGAATCATCCACTTGCTCCAGCACCCTCTTCTTACCCAACTATGCTTC TGCCAAAATCTGCGAAGAAAAATTGCGTTATGCGGCTTATAACTGTGTGGCTATCGACACAGACATGAGCCCGTGGGAGGAGTAA